The following are from one region of the Vicia villosa cultivar HV-30 ecotype Madison, WI unplaced genomic scaffold, Vvil1.0 ctg.003723F_1_1, whole genome shotgun sequence genome:
- the LOC131641404 gene encoding uncharacterized protein LOC131641404, producing the protein MFAGRNGDVNVEALMRWAGAIGQAPQENAGNGGKDELCAFREFRRFSTHMVTKGAEDWWTNTVQRFDEEEDVCGKEEVRFLELKRGKGQYRGESYGNKKKQKSGYGKKPSGRGASNLIELYRCGNQGHKLVDCGIDSSRICYSCGEQVHISAMCDKLKKGQAKAKVFVLSGDEDTAKDRLIREQPSFNSLDCAMRSDLVLADMRKSLVIDTFAMSYVFISSCQDDDVWRMIYGNHSCLAIYVDKMFLFCCGICMC; encoded by the exons ATGTTTGCAGGAAGGAATGGTGACGTTAATGTCGAGGCATTGATGAGGTGggctggtgcgattggacaagcgccgcaagagaATGCTGGTAATGGAGGAAAAGATGAGTTATGTGCTTTTAGAGAGTTCCGAAG GTTTAGTACTCACATGGTGACGAAAGGAGCTGAGGATTGGTGGACTAATACTGTGCAGAGATTCGATgaagaag aagatgtgtgtGGAAAGGAAGAAGTGAGATTCCTGGAGTTGAAACGAGGAAAAGGACAATACCGTGGGGAATCGTATGGTAATAAGAAAAAGCAAAAATCTGGTTatggcaagaagccaagtgggagAGGAGCATCTAATTTGATTGAGTTGTACAGGTGTGGCAATCAGGGTCACAAATTGGTTGATTGTGGAATTGATTCtagtaggatttgctacagttgtggtgagcaagtACACATCAGTGCCATGTGCGACAAGCTAAAGAAGGGGCAAGCGAAAGCGAAAGTGTTTGTGTTGTCTGGTGATGAGGACACTGCTAAGGATAGGCTAATCCGAG AGCAACCTTCTTTcaattctttggattgtgctatgagatcAGATCTTGTCTTAGCTGATATGCGTAAAAGTCTGGTTATTGATACATTTGCAATGAGTTATGTGTTTATTTCTTCT TGCCAAGATGATGATGTATGGAGAATGATTTATGGGAATCATTCATGTTTGGCCATTTATGTTGATAAGATGTTTTTATTCTGCTGTGGTATTTGCATGTGCTGA